The genomic interval CACCCCAATCATTTTTGAAAGTGACAATGGTCGGAACTCCTGTATTAGCTGGATTTTTACTGTTAATTTAGCATGGATGCCTTTTTTAACATTTTTTTAGGAATATATAAAAAATTCAAAAAATGTTAAATGGTTTACAGGGATACAACTGATTTGGGCTTATTATCAACTAAAGAGATTGAATCAATAACGATGATATTCAAAATAACTTTGAGGGAGAGTGATAAAAAATTAAAGAAATACATGTCGATGAAGTCCATCGTGTTTTAGAAATGGGTAGATAGTGAAGATATGCTAATGAAAACCAAAAGGTATCAATGCTATTAAATACGCATATAAGGAGAAATGATTATGGGAATCCGTACAGGTGCTCAATATATAGAGGCAGTAAAGGCAAGAAAACCTGAAATTTGGATGGCGGGGAAAAAGGTTGAAAGCGTGTTAGATGACCCAGTATTAAAACAGACAGTACTTGAAATCGCCAAGCTATATGATATGCAACATGATCCGGAATATCAAGATAAGATTACTCATATCTGTGAAGAAACTGGAGAAAGAGTGAACAATGCGTTTTTGGTTCCAAAAAACTATGAAGACTTAACTAAGCGTAGAGCAGCGTTTGAGGCCTTCGCAAAGGCTACTTTTGGTTTAATGGGAAGATCTCCAGACTTTTTAAATGTGGTAATTACTTCTTTGTACAGTAATGCTAACTTTTTTGAAAAGTACAATCAGCAGTGGGCTGAAAATATGCGCAATTACTATCGACATGTTCGCGATAATGATTTGTTTTTAACGCATGCCATTATCAATCCTCAAAATGACCGAAGCAAATCCTCTCATGAGCAACAGGATATGTTTTCTCATTTAGGAGCTGTTGAAGAGACGCCTGAAGGACTTATTGTGAGAGGTGCTAAATTTTTGGCTACACTTGCTCCTATAACAGATGAGGTTATTATTTATACCTTCCCAGGATACAAACCGGGTGATGAACGTTATGCGCTATCATTTGCACTTCCAATTGATACACCAGGACTTCGAATTATTTGCCGCGAACCGATGCAAGATGGGAAGCGTCCATTATTTGACCATCCATTGGCATCACGCTTTGAAGAAATGGATGCTCTGTTAGTCTTTAAAGATGTTTTAGTTCCTTGGGATCGAGTGTTTATTTATAACAATATTGAGGCTGCAAACCTTCTTTATCCCAAAACGGGAATCGCCCTGCAACCTGCTCATCAATCAGCAGTGAGAGGGCTCTTGAAAATTCAATTTGCTACCGAAGTAGCATGCAGGTTAGCTGACTCAATCGGAGTAGATACATTTTTACATGTACAGGAAAAACTTGGTGAGTTAATCCAAGCTGTGGAATCTATTAGAGCATTAATGCTTGTTGCTGAGCATGAGTATGAGATTACACCAGAGGGTGAGGCTATTCCGAATTGGGTACCTCTTGAAACAATTCGAGGTTTCTTGCCGACGATGTATCCCCGTGCGATTGAACTGATGCAAACAATAGGGGCTGGCGGATTATTGTTGAGTCCAACTGGTGCTGATTTTGAAGATCCAGAGCTGAGAGAAGATATGGATCGCTATTATGTAGGAAGAGCGGGAGTTTCTGCAATCGATCGTGTAAGCGTATTCAAACTTGCTTGGGATTTGTGCGGGGAAGCGTTTGGACAACGTTTACTCCAATATGAACGTTATTATACAGGTGATCCGATACGGAAGAAAGCCATTTTTTATAATACAATTAAACGTCAACGTACGTTTGACATGGTTGATGAAGCATTACAAGTTAGCAAGTTGGAAGAACTAATAAACAAGTAATACTTTGGTTTTATGTAAGGAGGAGGTGGAGGATATAGAAACACATGCAGAAGGAATGTTAACACTGCCAAGCTCGGTCATAGCAATTGGCGCGTTCGATGGGGTTCATCAAGGGCATCAAGCTGTGATTAGAGAAGCTGTGAAAAGAGCTAAGATTCTAGGAGTACCAAGTTTGATATATACATTTGATCCCCCTCCTCGATTTTATTTTCAAGGGGTTCGTATTTTAACTACGGTTGAAGAGAAACTGGTCTTATTAGATAAGTTAGGGGTCAATCATGTTGTGATTGCACGGTTTGATGAATTTTACACAATGCGTCCCCCTATAGATTTTATTGAAGATTTAAAGAAATTTAGTCCAGTAGAAATCATAGTAGGAAGTGACTTCCGATTTGGAGGAAATCGAGAAGGAGATATTCAACTACTTGAACAGTATTTCCAGGTTCGAGTTAATCAGCCTGTTTGTTGCTCAAAGGGTAAGGTTATTTCGTCTACCAGAATACGAAAACTGATATCAACAGGAAACATTCAAGAATCCCTTTCTCTGTTGGGACGGTAACGGAATGAGACGAAGGAACATTATGCTCTGTCTCCCCCCCGGATGGCGATAACAGATGGATACCTAAGGGGAGTGTAGGGCGTTCAAGGAGGATCTCAAATGAAATTATTAGGAATATCTGGAACTGTTATTGGGGCGAAAACATGCGTTGTTGTACAGAAGATTTTAGAGGAAGTTAAAAAAACACATCCGGAAGTTGACGTGGAATTGTTGGACTTGAGAAATTACTCTGTTTCCTTGTGTGATGGACGTGACCTTTCCAGTTATTCGGATGATACAAAAAAGGTTGTTGACATTGTTTCGTCTGCTGATTTCTATATTATCGGTACCCCGATATTTCAAGGCTCTCTCTCTGGGGCGCTTAAAAACTTGTTTGACTTGGTGCATCCGCAAATTCTACGCAATAAAGTAATGGGGTTTATTGCTACAGGTGGAACTTATCAACATTACTTAGTGATTGAAAATCAATTAAAACCAATTGCTGGTTATTTTCGGGCCTTCGTAGCACCGGGCTCTGTTTACGCTCATACCGACCATTTCAATAAGCAGAATGAAATAGTGGATGAAGAAGTATTAAGCAGAATTTCGGATTTGGCAAAAGAAGTAGTCTTTATGCAAAAAGCATTAAAAGCCTAAGTAATGAAACAGTATATTGGGAAATCCTTTTCACCCGTAGTCTGGATGATAAAAATTTATTTTTATAATTCTTTATAGGGAGTACTTCAATGCCTATCGTTGAAATGAAAATTATAGAGGGTCGAGATCAAGAAATAAAAAACCGCTTGATTGAAAATGTAACACAAACGGTATCTGAAACGTTAGGGGTATCCCCCGAAAGTATTAGGATTTTAATTCATGAAATTCCATCAATACATTGGGCCATTGGGGGAGAAACGGTTCAAAAAAGAAGAGGGTAATGGTGACAAATTTAAATAAGGCGATATGGATCTTAAGCTCTCACAAAAATCAAACAATGAAACAATAAAAAACATATATGGAGTGATTAAAACTATGAGTACTTTGAATAAAACTTTTAATACCATTAATTTATGGAAATTTATTGAGGAAAATAAAGATCAACTTAAACCTCCAGTGAATAATAAAGTGATTTGGAAAGATGCAGAATTGATGGTTCAAGTTATTGGGGGCCCGAATAAACGACGTGAATTCCATGTAGACCCATCAGAAGAAATTTTCTATCAGCTAAAGGGGGATTGTTATGTAGAAATCATCAATGAAGAAGGGAAGAGGGAGGTAATAACTGTAAAGGAAGGAGAGTTATTTTGGCTTCCTCCAAATGTTCCCCATTCTCCGCATAGGGTTGCTGATACTATTGGTATTGTAATAGAACGTAACAGGGCAAAAGGAGAGAGTGAGGACTTTGTCTGGTTCTGCGATAAGTGTGATCATGAGATGCATCGAGTAAATGTTCAGCTAACCAATATTGAAACGCAAGTGAAAGAAGCAATTAATGGATTTAACAGTAGCCTTGAACTCCGGACATGTAAAAATTGTGGACATGTTATGTCGACGGAAGCAGGGGAATGGAAATGCGAGTAGATTTTCATACACATATTATTCCAGAGAGTATTCCAGATTTCTTAAAAAAATTTCAAGGAGATCGATGGCCTGTCCTACAACGAACTTGTTCCTGTGGAGCCAATATTATGGTTGCGGGAAAAGTTTTTCGAGAAGTGACAGATCAAGTTTGGAGCCCTGAAAAGCGAATTCAAGACATGGAACGAGAAAAGGTGGATATGCAGGTTTTATCCCCTATTCCTGTAACATTTTCTTATTGGGCGCCTGCTGAAGAAGCGGAAATTATGGCCCGTATTCAAAATGACTTTATCGCAGAAACAGTAAATCAGTATCCAACAAAATTTATTGGACTAGGTACGGTCCCATTGCAAAATGCAACTCTTGCTATTCGAGAGATGGATCGCTGTATTCACGAGTTGGGCTTAAAGGGGATTGAAATTGGAACTAATGTAAATGGAAAAAATCTAGATGATCCTTCATTAGTTGAATTTTTTGAAATGTGTGAGAAGTGGGAGGTTCCTCTATTTGTTCACCCATGGGAGACGTTAGGAGGAGAAAGAATGCCCCGTCACAATTTAATGTACACGGTCGGCATGCCTAGTGAAACGGCCCTAGCAGCAGCTAGTTTAATATTGGGCGGTGTGATGGAGAAGTTTCCTAGGTTAAAAATTTGCTTTTCTCACGGCGGAGGATCTTTCCCATTCATTCTTCCTCGATTAGATAAAGGGTGGCAAGTATGGCCGCATTTACGACTAATCGACAAACCTCCAAGTTATTATGCCAAGAAGTTTTATTTTGATTCGATTGTAAATGATCCAGTGAATATCAAATATCTCGTTGAAAATTTTGGACATGATCGAGTGATTATGGGGTCGGATTACCCATTCTTACTTCGAGAAGTTCCACCGGGCCAGGTTATTGACGATGCCATGGCACTCACTTCAGAACAAAAGCTAGCTATGCTTGGAGAGAATGCTCTTAAATTTTTAAATATGGAAAAAGCGGTGATTAAATAATGAAAAACCAAACGATGACACCTGAAGAAAGATTGGAAGAACTAGGATTAGTACTACCTGCACCGCGTCAAGCGGCTGGGAACTATGTCAGCTGTGTACGGACAGGAAACTTGATTTTTACGTCTGGACAAGGTACCGATGAGTATCGCGGCAAGCTCGGTAAGGATGTAACGATTGAAGTTGGATATGATGCTGCTAAGCAGTGCATGATGAATCTCTTGACAGTCGTAAAACAAGAGATCGGGGAACTAAGTAAAGTAAAACGCATTGTTAAAATATTAGGGTTTGTGAATAGTACTCCTGATTTTACTAATCAGCCCCAAGTAATGAATGGTGCTTCAGATTTGTTGGTAGAAGTATTCGGCGAGAAAGGGAAACATGGAAGATCGGCTGTTGGAATGGGCCAACTCCCACATAATAATGCGGTCGAAGTGGAAATGATCTTAGAGATAGAGGAATAGGAGGATACAAATGAGCTCTTTACAGGGAAATCAAATGAAAGTGAAAGACGCAAAACTTTTTATCAACGGTGAATATATTAATGCGATATCAGGTGAGACATTCGATACGATTGATCCTTCAACAAACCGGAAACTTGCTTCAGTGGCAAATGCTGGTGAGCAAGATGTTAAGTATGCGATTGAGGTCGCACAACGTACGTTCGAAAGTGGTATTTGGAGTGAAATGCCGGTTGAGGAAAGATCGAAAATTCTTTGTAGAATGTCTGATTTAGTTATGGAACGAGTAAATGAGTTGGCTCTTATTGAAACGCTAGATGTTGGAAAGCCAATTAAAGAGAGTCGAGAATTTGATATTCCTAGGGCGGCATCTAATTTACGTTTCTTTGCTGAAATGGCTAAATATGTCCACCAAGAGAATTATCAACAATCTAAACATATGTCCTATACAAAGTATGCAGCAGCAGGTGTGACTAGCTTGATCATTCCATGGAATCTTCCTTTTATGCAAATGACATGGAAGGTATCTGCAGCATTGGCTGCCGGAAATACAGTCGTTGTGAAGCCGGCCTCTTATACACCACTCAGTGCGGTTATGTTAGGGGAAATTGCTAATGAAGCAGGACTTCCCCCAGGTGTCTTAAATATTATTACTGGACCGGGTGGAACCGTCGGTACTGCAATGTCCACAAACCCATATGTACGCCGTATTTCTTTTGTTGGGGAAACGACGACCGGTCAAACGGTTATGAAAAACGCTGCTTCCCAATTAATCCCTGTATCGCTTGAATTGGGCGGGAAGTCAGCCAATATCGTTTTTGAAGATGCAGATCTAGATGAGGCGGTAAAAGGTTCGATTGAAGCTATTTTTAGAAATCAAGGGGAAATCTGCTTGGCCGGTTCTCGCTTGTTAGTACAAGAAAGCATTTATGATAAATTTTTAGACAAGTTTGTTAATGCTGTCAAGAAGATTAAGGTTGGAGATCCGTTGGATGAAACTACCGATATGGGAGCTCTAGTTTCCCGCAGTCATTTAGAAACAGTAGATCATCATGTTCAATCCGGAATGTCTGAAGGGGCAAAACTAGCAATTGGTGGTAAGCGAATTGTGGGATTAGGTGAAGGAAACTTCTATGAGCCTACTGTTCTTTACGATGTAGATAACAAAATGAGAGTAGCCCAAGATGAAATATTTGGTCCTGTACTTGTTGTGATTCCTTTTAAAACAGAAGAAGAGGCAGTGAGCATTGCCAATGACTCGATTTACGGTCTTGCGGGTGTGGTCTGGACGAATGATCTACAGCGAGCTCACAGAGTTGCCTCCCGAGTCAATTCTGGCTTGTTCTGGATCAATTGCTGGTATTACAGAGATTTGAGAACTCCTTTTGGAGGGTCAAAGGCGAGCGGAATCGGTCGAGAAGGTGGACGTCATAGTTTTGAATTCTACACGGAAGCAAAAACTATTACGATGAAATTATAGAAGCAAAATATAAAGAGTGGCTAAGCGTCACTCTTTATATTATCAGAAAGGGAGGGGATTCTCTTGAGTTTATTATTAGAAGCATTAGCAGATAAATTGATAGAAGCAGAGCAAAGTAAGCATCCACTAGATCCACTTACACAGCAATATCCTGAATTGAGTGTGACGGACGCTTACCAAATTCAGCTAAAAGTCATGGAGAAAAAGAGAACAGAAGGACATCGGGTTATTGGCAAGAAAGTAGGGCTTACAAGTGTGGCAATGCAGAAAATGCTAGGAGTCAATGAACCGGATTATGGCCATTTGTTGGATGATATGCAGGTTAAAGATGGGGAGAAAGTCAAAATTAGCGATATGATTAGTCCGAAAGTAGAGGCGGAAATTGGTTTTATCCTTGGGCAAGATCTAGTTGGTCCGAACGTCACTTATCTGGATGTATTAATGGCCACTAAGCATGTGGTACCCACGATTGAGATTATTGATAGTCGTATTACTGATTGGAAGATTCAATTAATAGATACTGTCGCTGATAATGGTTCTTCAGCCAAAGTAGTGGTTGGGGACAAGAAGAGTACGATAGACGGTTTAGATTTACGCAGTGTTGGTATGGCTCTTTATAATAATGAAGATCTCGTAGCAACAGGTTCTGGGGCTGCTGTGCTTGGGCATCCTGCACAGGCGATCGCATGGTTGGCGAATAAATTGCACGAGTTTGGTATTCAGCTTAAAGCAGGTGAGTTAATTCTGCCTGGAGCACTTTCTGGGGCATTGACTGTTAAGCGAGGAGATACCATTTCAGCTCATTTTGGTCCGCTTGGTTCGGTTTCTGTAGCTTTTGAGTAAATGGGGGGAGTTTATGTGAGTAAAGTTAAAGCAGTGATTATCGGTTCAGGTAAGATCGGTACCGATCTTATGTATAAGTTGGAAAGAAGTGAAGTGATGGAACTTGGAAAGAGAAACGTGGTTGGGGGTCAAGAAGATATGATTCTTGACATGGCTGCTGAATTGGCTAAATCCCAAAAATCGGGGGTGCAATAATGGCAATTACTCAAGGAGCAGATTTAGAAATCGTTGAATATCTTTTATCAGCGGAAAAGGAACGCCGGGAAGTTACAAAAATCACAGATAAATATCCAAACTTGACTTTCGAAGAAGCGTATATCTTACAGGAGAAATTGATTCAACAAAAAGAACAAGAAGGTGCTCGGCGAATTGGATTAAAACTTGGTTTAACAAGTAAGGCCAAACAGGAGATGATGGGGGTTCACGAAGCCATTTACGGCT from Peribacillus asahii carries:
- a CDS encoding 4-hydroxyphenylacetate 3-hydroxylase family protein, with amino-acid sequence MGIRTGAQYIEAVKARKPEIWMAGKKVESVLDDPVLKQTVLEIAKLYDMQHDPEYQDKITHICEETGERVNNAFLVPKNYEDLTKRRAAFEAFAKATFGLMGRSPDFLNVVITSLYSNANFFEKYNQQWAENMRNYYRHVRDNDLFLTHAIINPQNDRSKSSHEQQDMFSHLGAVEETPEGLIVRGAKFLATLAPITDEVIIYTFPGYKPGDERYALSFALPIDTPGLRIICREPMQDGKRPLFDHPLASRFEEMDALLVFKDVLVPWDRVFIYNNIEAANLLYPKTGIALQPAHQSAVRGLLKIQFATEVACRLADSIGVDTFLHVQEKLGELIQAVESIRALMLVAEHEYEITPEGEAIPNWVPLETIRGFLPTMYPRAIELMQTIGAGGLLLSPTGADFEDPELREDMDRYYVGRAGVSAIDRVSVFKLAWDLCGEAFGQRLLQYERYYTGDPIRKKAIFYNTIKRQRTFDMVDEALQVSKLEELINK
- a CDS encoding FAD synthetase family protein, which encodes MEDIETHAEGMLTLPSSVIAIGAFDGVHQGHQAVIREAVKRAKILGVPSLIYTFDPPPRFYFQGVRILTTVEEKLVLLDKLGVNHVVIARFDEFYTMRPPIDFIEDLKKFSPVEIIVGSDFRFGGNREGDIQLLEQYFQVRVNQPVCCSKGKVISSTRIRKLISTGNIQESLSLLGR
- a CDS encoding NADPH-dependent FMN reductase — protein: MKLLGISGTVIGAKTCVVVQKILEEVKKTHPEVDVELLDLRNYSVSLCDGRDLSSYSDDTKKVVDIVSSADFYIIGTPIFQGSLSGALKNLFDLVHPQILRNKVMGFIATGGTYQHYLVIENQLKPIAGYFRAFVAPGSVYAHTDHFNKQNEIVDEEVLSRISDLAKEVVFMQKALKA
- a CDS encoding 2-hydroxymuconate tautomerase, translating into MPIVEMKIIEGRDQEIKNRLIENVTQTVSETLGVSPESIRILIHEIPSIHWAIGGETVQKRRG
- a CDS encoding 3-hydroxyanthranilate 3,4-dioxygenase, producing MSTLNKTFNTINLWKFIEENKDQLKPPVNNKVIWKDAELMVQVIGGPNKRREFHVDPSEEIFYQLKGDCYVEIINEEGKREVITVKEGELFWLPPNVPHSPHRVADTIGIVIERNRAKGESEDFVWFCDKCDHEMHRVNVQLTNIETQVKEAINGFNSSLELRTCKNCGHVMSTEAGEWKCE
- a CDS encoding amidohydrolase family protein; the encoded protein is MRVDFHTHIIPESIPDFLKKFQGDRWPVLQRTCSCGANIMVAGKVFREVTDQVWSPEKRIQDMEREKVDMQVLSPIPVTFSYWAPAEEAEIMARIQNDFIAETVNQYPTKFIGLGTVPLQNATLAIREMDRCIHELGLKGIEIGTNVNGKNLDDPSLVEFFEMCEKWEVPLFVHPWETLGGERMPRHNLMYTVGMPSETALAAASLILGGVMEKFPRLKICFSHGGGSFPFILPRLDKGWQVWPHLRLIDKPPSYYAKKFYFDSIVNDPVNIKYLVENFGHDRVIMGSDYPFLLREVPPGQVIDDAMALTSEQKLAMLGENALKFLNMEKAVIK
- a CDS encoding RidA family protein; amino-acid sequence: MKNQTMTPEERLEELGLVLPAPRQAAGNYVSCVRTGNLIFTSGQGTDEYRGKLGKDVTIEVGYDAAKQCMMNLLTVVKQEIGELSKVKRIVKILGFVNSTPDFTNQPQVMNGASDLLVEVFGEKGKHGRSAVGMGQLPHNNAVEVEMILEIEE
- a CDS encoding aldehyde dehydrogenase, yielding MSSLQGNQMKVKDAKLFINGEYINAISGETFDTIDPSTNRKLASVANAGEQDVKYAIEVAQRTFESGIWSEMPVEERSKILCRMSDLVMERVNELALIETLDVGKPIKESREFDIPRAASNLRFFAEMAKYVHQENYQQSKHMSYTKYAAAGVTSLIIPWNLPFMQMTWKVSAALAAGNTVVVKPASYTPLSAVMLGEIANEAGLPPGVLNIITGPGGTVGTAMSTNPYVRRISFVGETTTGQTVMKNAASQLIPVSLELGGKSANIVFEDADLDEAVKGSIEAIFRNQGEICLAGSRLLVQESIYDKFLDKFVNAVKKIKVGDPLDETTDMGALVSRSHLETVDHHVQSGMSEGAKLAIGGKRIVGLGEGNFYEPTVLYDVDNKMRVAQDEIFGPVLVVIPFKTEEEAVSIANDSIYGLAGVVWTNDLQRAHRVASRVNSGLFWINCWYYRDLRTPFGGSKASGIGREGGRHSFEFYTEAKTITMKL
- a CDS encoding 2-keto-4-pentenoate hydratase, which produces MSLLLEALADKLIEAEQSKHPLDPLTQQYPELSVTDAYQIQLKVMEKKRTEGHRVIGKKVGLTSVAMQKMLGVNEPDYGHLLDDMQVKDGEKVKISDMISPKVEAEIGFILGQDLVGPNVTYLDVLMATKHVVPTIEIIDSRITDWKIQLIDTVADNGSSAKVVVGDKKSTIDGLDLRSVGMALYNNEDLVATGSGAAVLGHPAQAIAWLANKLHEFGIQLKAGELILPGALSGALTVKRGDTISAHFGPLGSVSVAFE